A stretch of the Lactuca sativa cultivar Salinas chromosome 9, Lsat_Salinas_v11, whole genome shotgun sequence genome encodes the following:
- the LOC128129159 gene encoding isoleucine--tRNA ligase, chloroplastic/mitochondrial-like has protein sequence FLFLAVAVNSKLQYAIVEVQSPSPDVTSSSEDGKKRIGSVLKGSKIPFFIVALDLLSTLESKWNVKLAVKKTVFGSDLENCRYAHPINGEECPVVIGGDYITTESGTGLVHTAPGHGQDDYITGLKYNLPIISPVDDEGKFTEEAGIFKGLDVLGDGNAVVIDHLDQLSSIIMVEPYKHKYPYDWRTKKPTIFRATAQWFASVEGFREAAMDAISQVVWTPSQGVVMGLQIPTRFEFYFASISDLSSPLQRLKNPSLHFNPSQLPVTHLPTRFTSLLGLDFVDVIAKLIMFSFSFSIYRINDGFGENPVKQPFECDD, from the exons tttctttttttagCTGTTGCAGTGAATTCCAAGCTCCAGTATGCCATTGTTGAAGTGCAATCACCTTCACCTGATGTTACTTCATCTTCTGAAGATGGAAAGAAGAGAATTGGTAGTGTTTTGAAAGGCTCTAAGATACCATTTTTCATTGTTGCACTTGACCTTTTGTCAACACTGGAATCCAAATGGAATGTGAAACTTGCTGTTAAGAAAACAGTTTTCGGTTCAGATCTTGAAAATTGCAG ATATGCACATCCAATAAATGGGGAAGAATGTCCAGTTGTGATTGGAGGAGATTACATCACAACAGAATCAGGAACAGGACTTGTCCATACTGCCCCTGGACATGGACAAGATGATTATATAACAGGATTAAAATACAATTTGCCAATAATATCCCCAGTAGACGATGAAGGAAAATTCACTGAAGAAGCTGGAATCTTTAAAGGGCTTGATGTGTTAGGAGATGGGAATGCTGTTGTAATTGATCACTTGGATCAACTTTCATCAATTATCATGGTGGAACCTTACA AGCATAAGTATCCTTATGATTGGAGGACAAAAAAGCCTACGATTTTTAGGGCAACTGCACAATGGTTTGCATCTGTTGAAGGATTCAGAGAGGCTGCTATGGATGCCATTAGTCAAGTAGTATGGACTCCATCTCAG GGGGTAGTGATGGGATTGCAAATACCAACTCGGTTTGAGTTCTATTTTGCATCCATCTCTGATTTGAGTTCACCTCTTCAACGACTGAAGAATCCATCTCTTCATTTTAATCCATCGCAGCTCCCTGTGACACACTTACCAACTCGGTTCACCTCTTTGCTTG GTTTAGATTTTGTTGATGTCATAGCTAAACTAATTATGTTCTCTTTCTCCTTCTCCATTTACAGAATCAATGATGGGTTTGGGGAAAACCCTGTAAAACAGCCATTTGAATGTGATGATTAG